From one Vicingaceae bacterium genomic stretch:
- the hemE gene encoding uroporphyrinogen decarboxylase translates to MKSFENSLFVRACKKQNFENRPPVWIMRQAGRYQNSYQELKAKYSMIEICTHHDLMVHATLLPVNEFQPDAAIIFSDLLIPFLPMGIQFDYEKGVGPKIYNPLRKDQDIKQLKNFNVADGLKFTGQALTVLNNQLDIPTIGFVGAPFTLASYLIEGQGTKNFVETKKFLYQFPDAWHELMLFLAQKMSEYALFQYESGAAAVQIFDSWIGVLDYYEFENFVFPHLEFMTQHIKSHTDRPLIYFGTSTAHLLPLINRLPLDVIGLDYKTNLPNIRDQFKDKAIQGNLDPTVLFADQSYIYDRTIRLLNAMKHDPGYIFNLGHGILPGTPYENVRFLFNLIKTYQS, encoded by the coding sequence ATGAAAAGTTTTGAAAATAGCTTATTTGTTCGAGCCTGCAAAAAACAAAATTTTGAAAACCGCCCACCGGTATGGATAATGCGACAGGCCGGTAGATACCAAAATTCCTATCAAGAATTGAAAGCAAAATATTCAATGATTGAAATATGCACCCATCACGATCTGATGGTACATGCCACCCTACTTCCTGTCAATGAATTTCAACCCGATGCTGCCATTATTTTTTCAGATTTACTGATCCCATTTTTACCCATGGGAATTCAATTTGATTATGAAAAAGGGGTAGGTCCTAAAATATATAATCCTCTAAGAAAAGATCAGGATATCAAACAACTTAAAAATTTTAATGTAGCCGATGGACTTAAATTTACAGGTCAAGCTTTAACCGTTTTAAACAATCAATTGGATATTCCTACGATTGGTTTCGTTGGAGCTCCCTTCACTCTGGCCAGTTATTTGATCGAAGGACAAGGAACTAAAAATTTTGTAGAAACGAAAAAATTTCTTTATCAATTCCCGGACGCTTGGCATGAATTGATGCTATTTCTTGCTCAAAAAATGTCTGAATATGCATTATTCCAATATGAAAGCGGTGCTGCTGCAGTTCAAATATTTGACAGTTGGATTGGTGTATTGGATTACTATGAATTTGAAAACTTTGTTTTCCCTCACTTAGAATTTATGACTCAACATATTAAATCTCACACTGACAGGCCCCTAATTTACTTTGGCACTTCTACCGCTCATTTGTTACCTTTGATCAACCGCCTCCCTTTGGACGTGATAGGTTTGGACTATAAAACCAATCTTCCCAATATCAGAGATCAATTTAAAGACAAAGCCATACAAGGCAATTTAGACCCGACTGTTTTATTTGCTGATCAGAGTTACATTTATGACAGAACCATCCGTCTGCTAAATGCCATGAAACATGATCCCGGTTACATATTCAATCTTGGTCATGGTATCTTACCCGGAACGCCTTATGAAAATGTAAGATTTCTTTTTAATTTGATCAAAACTTATCAATCATAG
- a CDS encoding membrane protein has protein sequence MKGFWTILLLLLSNSFMTLAWYGHLKWNKATHAGWKGMILTILLSWFIALFEYMLMIPANRIGFKSFGGPFDLYQLKIIQEVISIFVFIIFALFIFRTQNPSKEHILAFILIIIAAYLVFKK, from the coding sequence ATGAAAGGATTTTGGACTATTCTTTTGCTTTTGCTTTCCAATAGTTTTATGACATTAGCCTGGTATGGACATTTGAAATGGAATAAAGCAACCCATGCCGGATGGAAAGGTATGATTCTGACAATTTTATTAAGTTGGTTTATCGCATTGTTTGAGTATATGTTAATGATACCTGCTAATCGTATAGGATTCAAAAGTTTTGGTGGGCCTTTTGACCTATACCAATTGAAGATTATTCAAGAAGTTATTTCAATTTTTGTGTTCATAATTTTTGCCTTATTTATTTTTCGCACACAAAATCCTTCAAAAGAACATATTTTGGCCTTTATCTTAATCATTATTGCGGCTTATCTTGTTTTTAAGAAATAG
- the metK gene encoding S-adenosylmethionine synthase encodes MPYLFTSESVSEGHPDKIADQISDAIIDHFLAFDPSAKVACETLVTTGQVVLAGEVKSKTYLDVQNIARNVIKQIGYTRSEYMFEANSCGILSAIHEQSPDINQGVEKKDPWKQGAGDQGMMFGYACKETDNYMPLPIELAHTILKELSDIRKEGKQMQYLRPDAKSQVTVEYDDNNQPVRIDTIVISTQHDEFGKEKEMHKKISQDIKEILMPRVIKKLPKRIQKLFDNKIKYFINPTGKFVIGGPHGDTGLTGRKIIVDTYGGKGAHGGGAFSGKDPSKVDRSAAYATRHIAKNMVAAGVCDEVLVQVAYAIGVADPVGLYVNTYGTSKVNMSDGEIARKILEIFDMRPYAIEQRFDLRKPIYFETAAYGHMGRKPEKVTKEFTDGSGKKKKMTVELFPWEKLDYVDAIKKTFKIK; translated from the coding sequence ATGCCATATTTATTTACGTCAGAATCAGTATCAGAAGGGCATCCCGATAAAATAGCCGATCAAATTTCCGATGCCATCATTGATCATTTTTTAGCATTTGATCCATCGGCAAAAGTAGCATGTGAAACATTGGTCACTACAGGTCAAGTGGTGCTTGCCGGAGAAGTGAAATCAAAAACTTATCTGGATGTACAAAATATAGCCCGCAATGTAATCAAACAGATAGGATATACCAGAAGTGAATATATGTTTGAAGCCAACTCTTGCGGAATATTATCTGCCATACACGAGCAAAGTCCCGATATCAATCAGGGTGTAGAGAAAAAAGATCCCTGGAAACAAGGAGCCGGCGATCAAGGAATGATGTTTGGATATGCCTGCAAAGAAACAGACAATTATATGCCGCTGCCAATAGAATTGGCCCATACGATATTAAAAGAATTATCTGATATTCGTAAAGAAGGGAAGCAAATGCAATATTTAAGACCTGATGCCAAAAGTCAGGTAACTGTAGAATATGATGATAATAATCAACCGGTCAGAATAGATACTATCGTAATATCTACTCAACACGATGAGTTTGGTAAAGAAAAAGAAATGCATAAAAAGATATCTCAAGATATTAAGGAAATTCTCATGCCGCGTGTAATCAAAAAATTGCCAAAAAGAATACAAAAACTTTTTGACAATAAGATTAAGTACTTTATCAATCCAACAGGTAAATTTGTGATAGGAGGCCCACATGGGGATACAGGTCTGACAGGAAGAAAAATTATTGTGGACACATATGGTGGCAAAGGCGCACATGGAGGTGGTGCATTTAGTGGAAAGGATCCGAGCAAGGTCGACAGATCTGCAGCTTATGCGACACGTCACATAGCCAAAAATATGGTTGCTGCCGGTGTTTGTGATGAAGTACTTGTGCAAGTGGCTTATGCCATTGGTGTAGCAGATCCTGTTGGTTTATATGTAAATACCTATGGAACCTCAAAGGTTAATATGAGTGATGGTGAAATTGCCCGAAAAATTTTAGAAATTTTTGATATGCGGCCTTATGCCATTGAACAAAGATTTGATCTGCGCAAACCGATTTATTTTGAAACGGCCGCTTATGGTCATATGGGTAGAAAACCTGAGAAAGTAACCAAAGAATTTACAGATGGAAGCGGTAAAAAGAAAAAAATGACAGTAGAGTTATTTCCTTGGGAAAAATTGGATTACGTAGACGCAATTAAAAAGACCTTCAAAATCAAATAA
- the clpX gene encoding ATP-dependent Clp protease ATP-binding subunit ClpX, with translation MKGKRNQTPYCSFCGRESLEVEMMITGLDDVYICDECLEKGHELVLENLKSKKGHRFSEKMTLANPAKIKEFLDEYVIGQEMAKKVISVAVYNHYKRIRQDNFKSKNDIEIEKSNILLVGPTGTGKTLLARTVSKLLNVPFCIADATVFTEAGYVGEDVESIITRLLQAADYNVEAAERGIVFIDEIDKIARKGDNPSITRDVSGEGVQQSLLKLLEGSVVNVPPQGGRKHPEQKMIQVDTKNILFICGGAFEGIEKIIARRVNRHVVGFKKGQAKEEGNEQENLLKYILPQDLKTFGLIPELLGRLPVITYLDPLDKQMLRRILTEPKNAIIRQYEYLFKLDGIDLKFSKEAIDYIVEKAYEYNLGARGLRSICEAVMLDAMFELPEKTFEVTLEYAKEKIEKSGIMISKVA, from the coding sequence ATGAAAGGAAAAAGAAATCAAACGCCATATTGTTCATTTTGTGGGCGCGAATCGTTGGAAGTGGAAATGATGATAACCGGACTGGATGATGTATATATCTGTGACGAATGTTTGGAGAAGGGGCATGAACTGGTACTTGAAAATTTAAAATCGAAAAAGGGACATAGGTTTTCAGAAAAAATGACATTGGCCAATCCTGCCAAAATAAAAGAGTTCTTAGACGAATATGTCATTGGTCAGGAGATGGCCAAAAAAGTAATCAGTGTGGCAGTGTATAACCACTATAAAAGAATCAGGCAAGACAATTTTAAATCGAAGAATGACATTGAGATTGAAAAATCAAATATACTGTTGGTTGGTCCAACCGGTACAGGAAAAACATTATTGGCAAGAACTGTTTCGAAACTGTTGAATGTTCCTTTTTGTATTGCCGATGCCACTGTTTTTACGGAAGCCGGTTATGTGGGCGAGGATGTAGAGTCGATTATCACGAGATTGTTGCAAGCGGCAGATTATAATGTTGAAGCGGCCGAGAGAGGAATAGTATTTATCGACGAAATTGATAAAATAGCCAGAAAAGGGGATAATCCATCGATTACCAGGGATGTTTCGGGTGAAGGCGTGCAACAATCGTTGTTAAAATTGTTGGAAGGATCAGTTGTGAATGTGCCGCCACAGGGGGGACGTAAACATCCGGAACAAAAAATGATTCAGGTTGACACAAAAAACATATTGTTTATATGTGGTGGTGCATTTGAGGGAATAGAAAAAATAATTGCCCGCCGTGTAAATCGCCATGTTGTAGGATTTAAAAAAGGGCAAGCCAAAGAAGAAGGAAATGAGCAAGAAAACTTGTTGAAATATATTTTACCTCAAGATTTAAAAACATTTGGGTTGATCCCTGAATTGTTGGGAAGACTACCGGTGATTACTTACCTCGATCCATTGGATAAACAAATGCTTAGAAGGATATTAACCGAACCAAAAAATGCAATTATCAGACAATATGAATATTTGTTTAAATTAGACGGAATAGATTTGAAATTTAGCAAAGAAGCAATAGATTATATTGTCGAAAAGGCCTATGAATATAATTTAGGGGCCAGGGGGTTGAGAAGTATATGTGAGGCAGTGATGCTTGATGCGATGTTTGAACTCCCCGAAAAGACCTTTGAGGTTACACTTGAATATGCTAAAGAAAAAATCGAAAAATCCGGTATCATGATTTCAAAAGTTGCGTGA
- the hutH1 gene encoding histidine ammonia-lyase, giving the protein MISQSVTLSREWIKPEQIWDWLDKGVKIELGVELKQRIQEGVDFLKKKLEEDEAFYGINTGFGSLCNTVIEKEQLKELQKNLLMSHACGVGKELPEEIVKIMLINKALGLSKGYSGVSVELVERLLQFYNEEILPVVYEKGSLGASGDLAPLAHLSLPLIGMGQVNYKGEKIDVGEIYPKIGWEPLDLHPKEGLALLNGTQFMSSIGLYVLKQLQKWLVLADIAAAASLVAFDAKSCPFDAVIHRLRPFDGPYITAQNILEILNHQKEFNDNKPYVQDPYSFRCIPQVHGAVKDVYAHVKRVVEIEINAVTDNPLIIPEENKILSGGNFHGEPLALSFDYLAMAISEAASISERRIYKLMSGHRGLPAYLTANPGINSGFMIVQYTAAALVNQSKQMCMPNSVDSIDSSNGQEDHVSMGANSALKLLTLIENLKQVVALEWMSALQAGDLRKVAWTGIIGQWHEEYRKNVPLLEKDDYMHPYMSYTLDFLDKKSISATENLLLKTT; this is encoded by the coding sequence ATGATATCACAATCTGTTACATTAAGCCGGGAATGGATCAAGCCGGAACAAATATGGGATTGGCTTGATAAGGGGGTGAAAATTGAATTGGGCGTAGAATTAAAACAAAGAATACAGGAGGGTGTGGATTTTTTGAAAAAGAAATTGGAGGAAGATGAGGCCTTTTATGGAATCAATACCGGATTCGGTTCGTTGTGCAACACCGTGATAGAAAAAGAACAACTTAAAGAATTACAGAAAAATTTGTTGATGAGTCATGCTTGTGGGGTGGGAAAAGAATTGCCTGAAGAGATTGTAAAAATTATGCTGATAAATAAAGCATTGGGCCTGTCTAAAGGTTATTCGGGGGTTAGTGTGGAGTTGGTCGAACGTTTATTGCAATTTTACAATGAAGAGATTTTGCCGGTGGTTTATGAGAAAGGTTCATTAGGAGCGTCCGGTGATTTGGCACCATTGGCACATTTGTCGTTACCGTTAATCGGAATGGGACAAGTAAACTACAAGGGGGAGAAAATCGATGTCGGTGAAATTTATCCAAAAATTGGTTGGGAGCCATTGGATTTGCATCCAAAAGAAGGGTTGGCGTTATTGAATGGGACACAATTTATGTCGTCAATTGGGCTTTATGTATTGAAACAATTGCAAAAGTGGCTTGTTTTGGCCGATATTGCTGCGGCTGCATCATTGGTTGCTTTTGATGCCAAGTCGTGTCCGTTTGATGCCGTCATACATCGATTGAGGCCATTTGACGGACCTTACATAACGGCTCAAAACATACTGGAGATTTTGAACCATCAGAAGGAATTTAATGACAATAAACCTTATGTGCAGGATCCTTATTCATTCAGGTGTATACCACAAGTGCATGGCGCGGTGAAAGATGTGTATGCACACGTAAAACGTGTGGTGGAGATTGAAATAAATGCCGTAACAGACAATCCTTTGATTATTCCCGAAGAAAACAAGATTTTGTCGGGAGGTAATTTTCATGGTGAACCATTGGCTTTGTCATTTGATTATTTGGCAATGGCTATCAGTGAAGCTGCTTCTATAAGCGAGCGAAGGATTTATAAACTGATGTCGGGACACCGTGGATTGCCGGCTTATTTGACAGCCAATCCGGGTATCAATAGCGGATTTATGATTGTGCAATATACTGCTGCGGCATTGGTAAATCAATCAAAACAGATGTGCATGCCCAATAGTGTGGACAGTATTGATTCGTCAAATGGGCAAGAGGATCATGTGAGCATGGGGGCAAATTCGGCTTTGAAGTTATTGACATTGATCGAAAATTTAAAACAAGTAGTTGCTCTCGAATGGATGTCAGCATTGCAAGCAGGAGATTTGAGAAAAGTTGCCTGGACGGGCATCATTGGTCAATGGCATGAAGAATACCGTAAAAACGTTCCTTTGCTGGAAAAAGATGATTACATGCATCCATATATGTCTTATACTTTGGATTTTTTGGACAAAAAGTCAATATCTGCCACTGAAAATTTATTATTGAAAACCACATAA
- the hisS gene encoding histidine--tRNA ligase yields MAVELNNARGTRDILPEEFRARQVILNVIRETFEQFGFVGIETPALEKTATLLGKYGEESDRLIFKILPRGEKLEKWLNEENPLAKQSEYVEEALRYDLTVPFARMVVQHRNEIYLPFKRYQIQPVWRADRPQKGRFREFYQCDADVIGSTSLLNEAELLLIYARVFERLGLKVKIKINHRKLLRGLAEKMNCENRFQELTVALDKLDKIGKDGVLKELKLMGFDEQQTGVLNQLLSAGTGMSDDFAGEFFSGIEVAINGWKELKKVISWSVAMGMDSGLLLPDICLARGLNYYTGCIFEVVSEEVAIGSIGGGGRYDDLTGIFGMPGLSGVGISFGLDRILEVIKESGKMDKILALKYPASVLLVNFGEEILEKLFSYIKLWREKNIPLEIYPEPGKLKKQMQYADRKKIPFVLMAGSDELEKGKFLLKNMHTGEQMMIEPDRLENYLEI; encoded by the coding sequence ATGGCAGTGGAACTAAATAATGCAAGAGGCACCAGGGATATATTGCCTGAGGAATTCCGTGCTCGTCAGGTTATTTTAAATGTCATCCGTGAGACATTTGAGCAATTTGGTTTTGTGGGTATTGAGACGCCTGCATTGGAAAAAACTGCTACTTTGTTGGGGAAATACGGAGAAGAAAGTGACAGATTGATTTTTAAGATTTTGCCCAGAGGCGAAAAGTTGGAGAAATGGTTGAACGAAGAAAATCCATTGGCCAAGCAAAGCGAATATGTTGAGGAAGCCCTTCGGTATGATTTGACCGTGCCTTTTGCCAGAATGGTGGTGCAGCATAGAAATGAGATTTACTTGCCTTTTAAACGATATCAGATACAACCGGTGTGGAGAGCCGATCGCCCTCAAAAAGGCCGTTTTCGTGAATTTTACCAGTGTGATGCCGATGTGATCGGATCGACATCGTTGCTTAACGAAGCCGAATTGTTATTGATTTATGCAAGGGTGTTTGAACGTTTGGGGTTGAAAGTTAAAATAAAAATCAATCATAGAAAATTGCTTAGAGGATTGGCCGAAAAAATGAATTGCGAAAACCGTTTTCAAGAACTGACGGTTGCTCTTGATAAGTTGGATAAAATAGGGAAAGATGGTGTGTTGAAAGAATTGAAATTGATGGGATTTGACGAGCAACAAACCGGAGTGTTGAATCAATTGTTGAGCGCAGGAACAGGGATGAGTGACGATTTTGCAGGGGAATTTTTTTCCGGTATAGAGGTGGCTATCAACGGATGGAAAGAATTAAAGAAAGTGATAAGCTGGTCTGTTGCGATGGGTATGGATAGTGGCTTGTTATTGCCGGATATTTGTTTGGCAAGAGGATTAAATTATTATACAGGATGCATCTTTGAGGTGGTGAGCGAAGAGGTTGCTATTGGCAGCATAGGAGGAGGGGGGAGATACGATGATTTGACAGGGATATTTGGTATGCCCGGATTATCGGGGGTAGGAATATCGTTTGGTTTGGACAGGATTTTGGAAGTAATCAAAGAAAGCGGAAAAATGGACAAGATTCTGGCTTTAAAATATCCTGCGAGTGTGTTGCTGGTCAATTTTGGTGAAGAAATTTTGGAAAAGTTGTTTTCTTACATAAAACTGTGGAGGGAAAAAAATATACCGTTGGAAATTTATCCGGAACCGGGGAAGCTGAAAAAACAAATGCAATATGCCGACCGGAAAAAAATACCATTTGTGTTGATGGCAGGAAGCGATGAGTTGGAAAAAGGGAAGTTTTTGTTGAAAAATATGCATACCGGAGAGCAAATGATGATAGAGCCCGATCGTCTTGAAAATTATTTGGAAATATGA
- a CDS encoding hypothetical protein (possible pseudo, frameshifted), whose translation MPGNIYSFEGFVPYIHESAYVHPTATIIGNVNIGKNVFIGPGAVLRGDWGEIIVKDGCNIQDNCILHIFPGVAVILEENAHIGHGAIIHSAHIGRDTLIGMNAVIMDDAKIGNECIVGALALVTQGTIIPDRSSSLAIRQK comes from the coding sequence ATGCCCGGAAACATTTATTCCTTTGAAGGTTTTGTTCCTTATATTCACGAATCGGCTTATGTGCATCCAACTGCCACAATTATTGGAAATGTCAATATAGGCAAAAACGTATTCATAGGCCCGGGAGCCGTGCTGCGTGGTGATTGGGGAGAAATTATCGTCAAGGACGGTTGCAACATTCAAGACAATTGCATCCTCCATATTTTTCCCGGTGTTGCTGTTATTCTCGAGGAGAATGCCCATATCGGGCACGGCGCCATCATACATAGTGCCCACATAGGACGAGACACCCTCATAGGTATGAATGCTGTCATTATGGATGATGCCAAGATTGGCAATGAATGCATTGTAGGTGCCTTGGCATTGGTCACTCAAGGCACCATCATACCCGACCGCAGCTCGTCGTTGGCAATCCGGCAAAAGTAG
- the yjgF gene encoding reactive intermediate/imine deaminase: protein MKEAVKTSNAPAPIGPYSQAIKAGNFLFISGQIAINPATGNLETQNIDTETRQVLSNISAILEAAGLDWNNVVKTTIFLKNMNDFAEVNRVYATFVCEPFPARETVEVSSLPKNVNVEISVIAVKF, encoded by the coding sequence ATGAAAGAAGCCGTCAAAACTTCCAATGCGCCTGCTCCTATTGGCCCATACAGTCAAGCCATCAAAGCAGGCAATTTTTTGTTCATTTCCGGACAAATTGCTATCAATCCGGCTACAGGCAATCTTGAAACACAAAACATCGACACCGAAACCCGGCAGGTACTCTCCAACATCTCAGCCATACTTGAGGCAGCAGGTCTTGATTGGAACAACGTAGTAAAAACCACGATTTTTCTGAAAAACATGAATGATTTTGCTGAGGTCAACCGTGTGTATGCAACTTTTGTCTGCGAACCTTTTCCCGCAAGAGAAACTGTTGAAGTATCCTCATTGCCCAAAAATGTCAATGTAGAAATCTCGGTGATTGCTGTCAAATTCTAA